Proteins from one Microbacterium proteolyticum genomic window:
- a CDS encoding DUF3000 domain-containing protein encodes MTDPRSPEAATPFARAADELRETAFRDDFVVREIPSPSGLAPQSLALAGDVRPDAHTTDSPFGTGRFILLHDPEEPEAWGGAWRVVCFAQAPLEPEIGIDPLLADVAWSWLIDALDSRGAERHSESGTATKTLSTGFGALAAQGEGSQIELRASWSPRGPFRPHLEAWAELVCMLAGLPPGSEGVAVLGARRPPRG; translated from the coding sequence GTGACTGACCCCCGCTCACCCGAGGCGGCGACCCCCTTCGCCCGGGCGGCCGACGAGTTGCGCGAGACCGCGTTCCGCGACGATTTCGTCGTGCGCGAGATCCCGTCCCCGTCGGGCCTCGCGCCGCAGTCGCTGGCGCTGGCCGGCGACGTGCGGCCCGACGCGCACACGACGGATTCTCCGTTCGGTACGGGGCGCTTCATCCTGCTGCACGACCCGGAGGAACCCGAGGCGTGGGGCGGTGCGTGGCGCGTGGTGTGCTTCGCCCAGGCCCCGCTCGAGCCGGAGATCGGGATCGATCCCCTCCTGGCGGACGTCGCCTGGTCGTGGCTGATCGATGCGCTCGATTCGCGCGGTGCCGAACGCCACTCCGAGTCGGGGACGGCGACCAAGACGCTGTCCACCGGCTTCGGGGCTCTCGCGGCGCAGGGCGAGGGGTCACAGATCGAACTCCGCGCGTCGTGGTCGCCGCGCGGTCCGTTTCGCCCGCACCTGGAGGCGTGGGCCGAATTGGTCTGCATGCTCGCCGGACTCCCCCCGGGGTCCGAGGGCGTTGCGGTCCTCGGAGCCCGGAGGCCCCCGCGTGGTTGA
- a CDS encoding ribonuclease D produces MVEYTVIEDAAGLSAASQSLASGVGPVAVDVERASGFRYSQRAYLIQVFRRDAGVFLFDPSTIEDFAPLQDAIGDVEWVFHAASQDLPSLRERGLEPPVIFDTELGARLLGHERVGLGAVVEETLGITLAKAHSAADWSTRPLPASWLEYAALDVEHLVDVRDKLAAELDEQEKTEFARQEFQAVLERLPKPPRDDPWRRLSGLHTVRGRRSLAVARSLWQAREDYAREQDVAPGRLVPDRALVAAVLADPQTKQALAGVKEFNGRASRTQLDRWWNAIVAGREATDLPPDRVPSDTLPPPRAWVDRNPEADRRLKAARPAVEARAEELRMPTENLLTPETLRRVAWTPPAEVSVESVSTALAELGARPWQIEQTAQVIADSFVASLNADPDDSEPSS; encoded by the coding sequence GTGGTTGAGTACACCGTCATCGAGGATGCCGCGGGTCTGTCCGCGGCGTCGCAGTCGCTGGCATCCGGGGTCGGCCCCGTAGCCGTCGACGTCGAGCGCGCGTCCGGGTTCCGGTACTCCCAGCGGGCGTACCTCATCCAGGTCTTCCGTCGGGATGCCGGGGTGTTCCTGTTCGATCCGTCGACGATCGAGGACTTCGCGCCGCTCCAGGACGCCATCGGCGACGTCGAGTGGGTCTTCCACGCCGCGAGCCAGGATCTGCCGTCGCTCCGCGAGCGCGGTCTCGAACCCCCGGTGATCTTCGACACCGAGCTCGGCGCCCGTCTGCTCGGTCACGAGCGCGTCGGACTCGGCGCCGTCGTCGAGGAGACTCTGGGCATCACGCTCGCGAAGGCGCACTCCGCGGCCGACTGGTCGACCCGGCCGCTCCCGGCCTCCTGGCTCGAGTACGCCGCGCTCGACGTCGAGCACCTCGTCGACGTGCGCGACAAGCTCGCCGCAGAGCTCGACGAGCAGGAGAAGACGGAGTTCGCGCGGCAGGAGTTCCAGGCAGTGCTCGAACGGCTCCCGAAGCCGCCGCGCGACGACCCGTGGCGGCGCCTCAGCGGTCTGCACACGGTGCGCGGACGCCGCTCCCTCGCGGTGGCCAGATCGCTGTGGCAGGCGCGCGAGGACTACGCCCGCGAGCAGGACGTCGCCCCCGGTCGTCTCGTGCCCGACCGCGCGCTCGTCGCCGCCGTCCTCGCCGACCCGCAGACCAAGCAGGCGCTGGCGGGCGTCAAGGAGTTCAACGGCCGCGCGAGCCGGACCCAGCTCGACCGCTGGTGGAACGCGATCGTGGCCGGACGCGAGGCCACCGACCTGCCGCCGGACCGCGTACCCAGCGACACCCTCCCCCCGCCCCGCGCCTGGGTCGACCGCAACCCCGAGGCGGACCGTCGCCTGAAGGCGGCCCGCCCGGCCGTCGAGGCGCGCGCGGAGGAACTCCGGATGCCGACCGAGAACCTCCTCACCCCCGAGACGCTGCGCCGCGTGGCGTGGACTCCCCCGGCCGAGGTGAGCGTCGAGTCCGTCTCGACCGCACTCGCGGAGCTCGGCGCCCGCCCGTGGCAGATTGAGCAGACTGCACAGGTGATCGCGGATAGCTTTGTAGCTTCCCTCAACGCCGATCCGGACGACTCGGAACCGTCTTCGTAG
- a CDS encoding thiolase family protein, whose product MAEMSDVFFVDGMRTPFGRAGEKGMYCNTRADDLVVKAIIGLMERNGDVPKDRIDDVAIAATSQTGDQGLTLGRTAAILAGLPMTVPGLAIERMCAGAMTSVTTMGASIGVGMYDLALAGGVEHMGRHPIGANADPNPRFVAEKLVDPGALNMGVTAERIHDRFPHLTKERADRFGMASQHKAQAAYEAGKFQPDLVSVAVKDADGAWGLATEDEGRRPETTLEGLASLKTPFRPHGRVTAGTSSPLTDGATISLLAGSDAVKELGLTPKMRMVSFAFAGVQPEIMGIGPIPSTEKALKKAGLTIDDIGLFELNEAFAIQVISLLDHFGIADDDPRVNPWGGAIALGHPLAASGVRLMIQLAAHFAERPDVRYGLTAMCVGLGQGGSVIWENPFFDGKKKRK is encoded by the coding sequence GTGGCCGAGATGTCGGACGTCTTCTTCGTCGACGGTATGCGTACCCCCTTCGGGCGCGCCGGCGAGAAGGGCATGTACTGTAACACCCGCGCGGACGACCTCGTCGTCAAGGCGATCATCGGGTTGATGGAACGCAACGGCGACGTGCCGAAGGACCGGATCGACGACGTGGCGATCGCCGCGACGTCGCAGACCGGTGACCAGGGCCTCACGCTCGGGCGGACGGCGGCGATCCTCGCGGGTCTGCCGATGACCGTGCCAGGTCTGGCGATCGAGCGCATGTGCGCCGGCGCCATGACGAGCGTCACCACGATGGGCGCGTCGATCGGTGTCGGCATGTACGACCTCGCCCTCGCGGGCGGCGTCGAGCACATGGGCCGGCACCCCATCGGCGCCAACGCCGACCCCAACCCGCGCTTCGTCGCCGAGAAGCTGGTCGACCCGGGCGCCCTCAACATGGGCGTCACGGCCGAGCGCATCCACGACCGCTTCCCGCACCTGACGAAGGAGCGCGCGGACCGGTTCGGCATGGCCAGCCAGCACAAGGCGCAGGCCGCGTACGAGGCCGGGAAGTTCCAGCCCGACCTCGTCTCCGTCGCGGTGAAGGACGCCGACGGCGCGTGGGGGCTCGCCACAGAGGACGAGGGGCGTCGCCCCGAGACCACCCTCGAGGGTCTGGCATCCCTCAAGACGCCGTTCCGCCCGCACGGTCGCGTGACCGCCGGGACCTCGTCGCCCCTCACCGACGGTGCGACGATCAGCCTGCTCGCGGGCTCGGACGCCGTGAAGGAGCTCGGACTCACGCCGAAGATGCGGATGGTCTCGTTCGCGTTCGCCGGCGTGCAGCCCGAGATCATGGGCATCGGCCCGATCCCCTCGACGGAGAAGGCGCTGAAGAAGGCCGGACTCACGATCGACGACATCGGCCTGTTCGAGCTCAACGAGGCGTTCGCGATCCAGGTCATCTCGCTCCTCGACCACTTCGGCATCGCCGACGACGACCCCCGGGTGAACCCGTGGGGCGGTGCGATCGCGCTCGGTCACCCGCTCGCGGCATCCGGAGTGCGTCTCATGATCCAGCTCGCCGCGCACTTCGCCGAGCGCCCCGACGTGCGGTACGGCCTCACGGCCATGTGCGTCGGCCTCGGCCAGGGTGGCTCGGTGATCTGGGAGAACCCGTTCTTCGACGGAAAGAAGAAGCGCAAGTGA
- a CDS encoding 3-hydroxyacyl-CoA dehydrogenase NAD-binding domain-containing protein, with translation MTGYDSIDFSPLDALTGDEVVTHSPVRDVRLPSGNVVALVTLDNGRDHTRPNTLGPATLAELGRTLETLKERAAAGEIHAVAITGKQYILAAGADLSDVAKLPSKDVARLIAQRGHQVLGSLSELGVPSFAFVNGLALGGGLEIALNSTYRTVDASAAAIALPEVFLGIIPGWGGAYLLPNLIGIENALEVVVSNPLKQNRMLKPQQAFDLGIMDAIFPAASYLEDSLRWADGVLTGRIKVERKNEPGKIERLTKWPIAIKVARGMLESKIGTVPRSPYVALDLLDKARSGTKAEGFAREDEALADLITGDQFAASMYAFDLVQKRAKRPVGAPDKALAKKVAKVGVIGAGLMASQFALLFVRKLRVPVVITDLDQGRVDKGVASIREEIGKLEAKGRLDADTANQLRALVHGTTDRSEFADCDFVIEAVFEEVGVKQEVFSAIEKIVADDTILATNTSSLSVAEIGSALEHPERLVGFHFFNPVAVMPLIEVVKTDATSDAALSTAFVVAKGLGKNAVLTADAPGFVVNRLLAKVMGEAARAVYEGTPITVVEKAFAPLGLPMGPFQLIDLVGWKVAAHVQDTMAHAFPERFFASENFHELAALPEVVEKDKGGRVTGWTKAAQKVLVTGKTPVAPETILARVQDGLAQEIKIMLDEGVVPEVQDIDLCLILGAGWPFIDGGASPYLDREGASERAFGDTFHHPPIRGIGG, from the coding sequence GTGACCGGCTACGACTCGATCGACTTCTCGCCCCTCGACGCCCTCACGGGCGACGAGGTCGTGACCCACTCCCCCGTCCGCGACGTGCGCCTGCCCTCGGGCAACGTCGTCGCGCTCGTGACGCTCGACAACGGACGCGACCACACCCGGCCCAACACGCTGGGTCCGGCGACGCTGGCGGAACTCGGGCGCACGCTCGAGACGCTGAAGGAGCGCGCCGCGGCCGGCGAGATCCACGCGGTCGCTATCACCGGGAAGCAGTACATCCTCGCCGCCGGTGCCGACCTCTCCGACGTGGCCAAGCTGCCGTCGAAGGACGTCGCGCGGCTCATCGCCCAGCGCGGTCACCAGGTGCTCGGATCGCTGTCCGAACTCGGTGTGCCGTCGTTCGCGTTCGTGAACGGCCTTGCACTCGGCGGCGGCCTCGAGATCGCGCTGAACTCGACGTACCGCACGGTCGACGCGTCGGCTGCGGCGATCGCTCTGCCCGAGGTGTTCCTCGGCATCATCCCCGGCTGGGGTGGCGCCTACCTGCTGCCGAACCTCATCGGCATCGAGAACGCGCTCGAGGTCGTGGTGTCCAACCCCCTCAAGCAGAACCGGATGCTCAAGCCCCAGCAGGCGTTCGACCTCGGGATCATGGATGCCATCTTCCCGGCGGCCTCTTACCTCGAGGACTCGCTGCGCTGGGCCGACGGCGTGCTCACCGGCCGCATCAAGGTCGAGCGCAAGAACGAGCCCGGCAAGATCGAGCGCCTGACCAAGTGGCCGATCGCGATCAAGGTCGCACGCGGCATGCTCGAGTCGAAGATCGGCACGGTCCCCCGCTCCCCCTACGTCGCTCTCGACCTGCTCGACAAGGCCCGGAGCGGCACGAAGGCCGAGGGCTTCGCGCGCGAGGACGAGGCTCTCGCCGACCTCATCACGGGCGACCAGTTCGCGGCATCCATGTATGCCTTCGACCTCGTGCAGAAGCGCGCGAAGCGGCCGGTCGGAGCGCCCGACAAGGCGCTCGCGAAGAAGGTCGCCAAGGTCGGTGTGATCGGCGCGGGCCTCATGGCCTCGCAGTTCGCGCTGCTCTTCGTGCGGAAGCTGCGGGTGCCCGTCGTCATCACCGACCTCGATCAGGGACGCGTCGACAAGGGCGTGGCATCCATCCGGGAGGAGATCGGCAAGCTCGAGGCGAAGGGCAGGCTCGACGCCGACACCGCCAACCAGCTGCGCGCGCTCGTGCACGGCACGACCGACCGCTCGGAGTTCGCCGACTGCGACTTCGTCATCGAGGCGGTCTTCGAAGAGGTCGGGGTCAAGCAGGAGGTGTTCTCCGCGATCGAGAAGATCGTCGCGGACGACACGATCCTCGCCACCAACACCTCGTCGCTGTCGGTCGCCGAGATCGGTTCGGCGCTCGAGCACCCCGAGCGGCTCGTCGGCTTCCACTTCTTCAACCCGGTCGCGGTCATGCCGCTCATCGAGGTCGTGAAGACGGATGCCACTTCCGACGCCGCGCTGTCGACGGCGTTCGTCGTGGCCAAGGGGCTCGGCAAGAACGCCGTCCTGACCGCCGACGCCCCCGGGTTCGTCGTGAACCGTCTGCTGGCCAAGGTCATGGGCGAGGCCGCGCGTGCCGTGTACGAGGGCACGCCGATCACGGTCGTCGAGAAGGCGTTCGCGCCCCTCGGGCTGCCGATGGGTCCGTTCCAGCTCATCGACCTCGTCGGTTGGAAGGTCGCCGCGCACGTGCAGGACACGATGGCGCACGCGTTCCCCGAGCGCTTCTTCGCGTCCGAGAACTTCCACGAGCTCGCGGCGCTGCCCGAGGTCGTCGAGAAGGACAAGGGCGGCCGCGTCACCGGCTGGACCAAGGCGGCGCAGAAGGTGCTCGTCACCGGAAAGACCCCGGTGGCGCCCGAGACCATCCTCGCCCGGGTTCAGGACGGCCTCGCGCAGGAGATCAAGATCATGCTCGACGAGGGTGTGGTCCCCGAGGTGCAGGACATCGACCTGTGCCTCATCCTCGGCGCGGGCTGGCCGTTCATCGACGGCGGAGCCTCGCCCTACCTCGACCGCGAGGGGGCGTCGGAGCGCGCGTTCGGCGACACGTTCCACCACCCGCCGATCCGCGGTATCGGCGGCTGA
- the dxs gene encoding 1-deoxy-D-xylulose-5-phosphate synthase translates to MALLPGIHGPRDLDGLTPDQLRQLAAEIRSFLVENVARTGGHLGPNLGVVELTIALHRVFDSPADPIIFDTGHQSYVHKILTGRQDFAQLRSRGGLAGYPQRSESEHDIVESSHASSSLSWADGVSRAFSRTGRKDRHVIAVVGDGALTGGMTWEALNNISDDNDRNLVIVVNDNGRSYAPTIGGMARYLNRVRTNEAYRTLHRGSDTLFRRLGPAARAVYRGVRGGTHGFLSRFTNNEALYSNLDIKYLGPIDGHDFESLIETLELAKSYGAPVIVHAITDKGSGYAPALSDEADQFHAVGKIDPITGEALGSGGGPQWTDVFAEELTAVGAERDDVIAMTAAMLRPTGLQSFAQRFPERVYDVGIAEQHAVASAAGLAFGGLHPVVAIYATFMNRAFDQVMMDVALHKAGVTFVLDRAGVTGPDGPSHHGIWDLAMLQLVPGIRIAAPRDATRLREEFREAVAVSDAPTVVRYPKGGVPADLDAIERLPDGVDVLARGTSDDVLLVGIGPMVHLAMEVAERLRAQGIGATVVDPRWAIPVQPSIIDLAREHRLVITIEDGIRVGGVGTRVRQVLREAGVDTAVDELGIPDEFIDHATREQILEDAGLTASKIAHDVVAQVLGTRIPMARQTPTGAIPTLEEWEKSRP, encoded by the coding sequence ATGGCTCTCCTACCCGGCATCCACGGTCCCCGTGACCTCGACGGTCTGACCCCCGATCAGCTGCGGCAGCTCGCCGCCGAGATCCGCTCGTTCCTCGTCGAGAACGTCGCCCGCACCGGCGGCCACCTCGGCCCCAACCTGGGTGTCGTCGAACTGACGATCGCCCTCCACCGCGTCTTCGACTCCCCGGCCGACCCGATCATCTTCGACACCGGGCACCAGTCGTACGTGCACAAGATCCTCACCGGCCGTCAGGACTTCGCCCAGCTGCGTTCGCGCGGCGGCCTGGCCGGCTACCCGCAGCGTTCCGAGAGCGAGCACGACATCGTCGAGTCCTCGCACGCGTCGAGTTCGCTGAGCTGGGCCGACGGTGTGTCGCGCGCGTTCTCCCGCACGGGCCGTAAGGACCGCCACGTCATCGCCGTCGTGGGCGACGGCGCGCTCACGGGCGGCATGACGTGGGAGGCGCTGAACAACATCAGCGACGACAACGACCGCAACCTCGTCATCGTCGTCAACGACAACGGCCGCTCGTACGCGCCGACGATCGGCGGCATGGCCCGCTATCTCAACCGGGTCCGCACGAACGAGGCGTACCGCACGCTGCACCGCGGATCCGACACGCTGTTCCGCCGTCTCGGACCCGCGGCGCGCGCGGTCTACCGCGGCGTCCGCGGCGGGACGCACGGCTTCCTCTCGCGCTTCACGAACAACGAGGCGCTCTACAGCAACCTCGACATCAAGTACCTCGGCCCCATCGACGGGCACGACTTCGAGTCGCTCATCGAGACGCTCGAGCTGGCGAAGTCGTACGGCGCCCCGGTCATCGTGCACGCGATCACCGACAAGGGCAGCGGCTACGCGCCCGCGCTCAGTGACGAGGCTGATCAGTTCCACGCGGTCGGCAAGATCGACCCGATCACCGGCGAAGCCCTCGGCTCGGGCGGGGGCCCGCAGTGGACCGACGTGTTCGCGGAAGAGCTCACCGCCGTCGGCGCCGAACGCGACGACGTGATCGCGATGACCGCGGCGATGCTGCGCCCCACGGGTCTGCAGTCCTTCGCGCAGCGCTTCCCCGAGCGCGTGTACGACGTCGGCATCGCCGAGCAGCACGCCGTCGCCTCCGCCGCCGGCCTCGCCTTCGGGGGCCTGCACCCCGTCGTGGCGATCTACGCGACCTTCATGAACCGTGCGTTCGACCAGGTGATGATGGATGTCGCCCTGCACAAGGCCGGCGTCACCTTCGTCCTCGACCGTGCCGGCGTCACCGGCCCCGACGGCCCGAGCCACCACGGCATCTGGGACCTCGCCATGCTGCAGCTCGTCCCCGGCATCCGGATCGCCGCTCCGCGCGACGCGACCCGCCTGCGCGAGGAATTCCGCGAGGCGGTCGCCGTCTCCGACGCGCCGACCGTCGTGCGCTACCCGAAGGGCGGTGTCCCCGCCGACCTCGACGCGATCGAGCGCCTGCCCGACGGTGTCGACGTTCTCGCGCGAGGCACCTCAGACGACGTGCTCCTCGTCGGCATCGGCCCGATGGTCCACCTCGCGATGGAGGTCGCCGAGCGGCTGCGCGCGCAGGGCATCGGCGCCACGGTCGTCGACCCGCGCTGGGCGATCCCCGTGCAGCCGTCGATCATCGACCTGGCGCGCGAGCACCGGCTCGTGATCACGATCGAGGACGGCATCCGTGTCGGCGGCGTCGGAACCCGCGTCCGCCAGGTGCTGCGCGAGGCCGGTGTCGACACGGCGGTCGACGAGCTCGGCATCCCGGACGAATTCATCGACCACGCCACGCGCGAGCAAATCCTCGAGGACGCCGGGCTCACGGCATCCAAGATCGCCCACGACGTCGTGGCGCAGGTGCTCGGCACGCGCATCCCCATGGCGCGGCAGACGCCCACCGGCGCGATCCCGACGCTGGAGGAGTGGGAGAAGTCCCGCCCGTAG